GCGGACGCTTTTGCGGGAGCACTCCTGTTCCCCGAAAGAGCCGCCGCCGAATCGCTCGACGAGTATTCCCGTAAAAAGACGGACGCCACCAGGATTCAGGCGATCCTTCGCATTGCGAAGGATTACCTGATTTCACCGTTCTCCGTCTATCGGGAGATCCAGCGCTATTGCGAGCACCACGAGCTGCCCTTCGCCACGGTGAAACAGCCGTCGCTCCACGCTGCAATCAGCCAGTTTAACAAGCGCTACCAGACGATCCGGGAGATGCTCTTCGACGGTGATGTGCCATCGGCCGATCACTACATGAGGATCAGCAACGAGACCTTTAGCACTCCGGTTTTCAAGGCGCTTGGCGACTACGTGAAGGCAACCGAGGTATCCCCCTCGGTGCTCAGCCGCATGCTCGATGTTCCCCTGTGGGATGCCCGTGAGCTGAAGCAAGCCCTGGCCTGAAGCCGCCACCCCTGATCGTCATGGCGCAGACCAAGGTACTCCTGGACACCAACAGCTACCTGCGCCTCGCGTTCAATCTCCATCCCCTCCTTTTCGTGCCGTTTGGGGATGAGGCCTACACGCTGTACGTTCACCCGGACCTCCGGGCGGAATGTGATCGGGAGCCCAGGCTACGGAACAAGTTCGACTGGGTGCGCCTGCCGAAGTTCGAGGAGAACCGGAAGCGCCCGCTCCAACTGAGCAATGCGCAGAAAAAGGCCATCGCCGAGAACTTCGATTTCATGTGGGGCCACGTGGCCGCGGAAGGACTCAGCCCATCACCGGTCGACACCCGTATCCTCGCCACGGCGCTTGAGCTTGAAATCCACGTCGTAACCGATGATCGCGGCATGATCGATCTGGCGAAGGAGTATGGCGTCCCCACCTGGACCACTTTGGAACTCATGAAGCAGATGTTCGATGCGGATCATCTCTCGATCGAGAAGGTCCGCATGCTGGTTGCGCAGTGGATCTACGACGAAGATCTGCCTGCGCGAGAACTCCGCACGCCGTACCGGGATTTTTTCGGCGAAGATCCTCCGACAGGTTTTGCGTGAACTGAGCGCTCATTTCCGCCGCGGCCGCCATCAATCTCTTGACTGTTTCAGATCGTCGCGTTGACGCCAACCCTCCATCCATCGTTCGGTGCCACCCAGCAAAGAAACTCCTTCCTACAGTCCTCTCGATCTCATCACCAAGGGAAGTTGGGACCATGCGCTGTTCACCACCTATTCCCTGAGCCTCAGCTTCTACGAGACCCAGCTTCACAAGCTTGGCCTTGCTCGCAACGGTTGCCGGGACATCCGGATTGTTGCGGATGCGGACGGCTACCAGCTTAGTCTGAGCGAAAGGCAATCCCACCGTGTCGGGAACGAGTACCGGCTCACCCCGGCCGCTCTGCCGAACGGGGTTTTTCACCCCAAGTTCATCTGGCTGGCAGGGAAGCAAATCGACCTGGTCCTTCTCGGTAGCGGCAACCTTACATTCGGCGGATTCGGCAGGAACGTTGAATGCCTCGACCAGTTCCGATCGGATCGACACCAGGCAACGTTCGGCGAGATGCGAGGGCTCCTGAAGGCTTGGTCGGCTCGCGCGGACCTGCGGTTCTCCGAGCAGAACTGGCTCGATTTCTGGATCGATAGGGCAACCCGGATTTCCGCAGGATCGCAGGCGTCTGAGCCGACGTTTCCCAAACTTCTCCACTCGACGGACGAACCCATCGGGGTGCAACTCGCCAAATACTTGGCGGATCGGGGGCAAGTCACCGAGGTCCGGTCGCTCTCTCCCTTCTACGACCCCGACGGCGACGGGATCATCACCTTCGCCGAGTTGATCGGTGCACCAAAGCTCTCGATCGGGCTGTTGCCGGGGCGGGACGAGAGTTCCACGTTTCCGTTCACTCGAAACCGGCCAACGTCCGTCGAGATTCAAGCAGCACGCTTCCCCGCACCGGAAGATGGACGGATCCTTCATGCCAAGGTCATCGAGATTCACTTGGCGGATGGCACTTCGCTTCTCCTGACCGGAAGCGTCAACGCCACCAGGAAGTCGCTGCTCACCGCCGACAACATCGAAACCGCCCTTCTACGCCACGCCACTGCCGCGGACGACTCGCCTTTCGGTTGGGCTCCAGCGGAAATCCCGGCTGCATTCAAGACCTCCAAGTTCACCAAAGCCGGACTTGGCACCCGGGTGATCGTCTCCGGGCGCTTGACCCCGGAAGGCCTCCTCAAAGGCCGACTGCTCTCGACCTCCGATCCACAGGGAACTTGGGATGCAACCTTGCAGCGGATTGATGGCACTTTCACCAATCTTTCGATCACGGTGGATTCTGAAGGCGAGTTCTCGGATTCGGTGGAACAGCTTGAACTGTTTCAGGATGCCGCCGGACTCCAGCTTCACGTGTCCAAGGACCAGAGGAGCGGATCGGGCTGGGTAAGCGTGGAGGGACTTCTTCTAGCCGCGCGACGGGGCTTCCTGAGTCCGGCCACACTCATGAAGTTGCTCGGCACGGATCCCGACGAAAGCGACGAGGCCGAATTGCTTCGGTATCTCGCGAACTCTGCCCATCGTCACCTTCCCGCATTTGCGTCACCCATCCAACGCCGGTCGGAACGCGGAGGGAGAAAAACCGATGTCGACCAGGGAGTAACGAGATCGGAAGTACCCATCGGAACGCTCCTCCTCGGGGAATCGTCCGAGAGTCCAGACTCACCGGACGCCAAGGACCGCGCCGAGGAGACGATGCTGAACATCTTCATGCACCGCATCCGCGCCAACCTCCTTCGGCCGAGGCTGAACGAAGAGGACGTGCAGGAGCTGGACGAGATCGCCGACGACAAGGCAGCCGAACGGCAACAAAAGGAGCGCGAGCGAACCCGTAAGCACCTCGTCGTCTCCCTCCGTGACTTTCAGGACAAGCTTCAGCAGCTTGTCACGGAACTACCTTCTGGTGACGAGCGATCTGCCGCACTATGCATGTGGCTCGAAGTTGCCTTCCCGCTGCTGCTCAAGCGTCTCGACGAGCCCGACGAGGCTGAGTCGTTCCTGAGGCGATGGCTCTCCCTGGCAATCTCAGGCCAGCGACATTCAAACAGCACCGATGTCCTCTCCGGCCACATCCTGTCCTCCCTGCTTGTCGTCGCCGCCACCGTGATCGAACGGGAGGACGGCTCACCTTCCGCTGGCAGAGCCCTCGGCCGGCTGCACGAGCAGATGGAATCGTTCTGCGAAGACGCTCCGCCCGGGGAACTTTGTGAGCTACTCGGGATCTTGCTTCCTGAGGAAGCTCCGCTGACCGCTGGGCTCCTGAAGTCGCTCCCGGGAGCACCCGCCCTGTCCGAGGCACTTGCCGCCGTTCTTGGCACCCCCACACCGCGCCAGCAGCTTCGGGCGATCCGCGAAGCATCCTCCTCCGATGTTCTGAAAGTGGCGGAACTCCCCATTCTCAGTCTTCCCGCCGGACAGCAGCTGAGAAACCAGTGTGCTTCGGGACGGCATCCGGAAATCAAGGATCTCGCGCCGGGAAGGGAGAACTGCCCTCATTGTTACTTGAAAATCCCCTCTGCAGCGCTTCACGAGATCCGCCGGGACCGTCTCGGCATCTGCCGCTCCTGCCACAAGTATCTCCTCGCCAGCCTCTGATTCCCCATGGTCCTTGATCTTGATCAGCTTCCTTCCTCCCCTCACTTGGTTCCTGCCTTCAAGTCGGCATTGGCAGGCGTCGATTTCCTGAACCTCCGCCAGGTCAATCTCGACCTGATGGGCGAGTGCATCCCGGGAACGAACAATGCGACCCGGCAGGTCAGGGCCTATAGCCTCATCACCTGGGTCTACTGGGTCTACCCGAAGATCCTTGAGAAGTTGGGCCGCGAAGAGGCCAGGAGCGACGAGCTGATCCATTTCCGGGAGAAAGTGGAGTCGCTCTTCGTGTGGGGGCACAAGCTGGCAGGCCTTTCGGGAGTTCCCGGCATCTCCTCGAAGGTCCCTGCGCCAATCCGTGGACAAGTCGACCTGCGGTTCTCTGCATGGAAGCGTTCCCGTGCTAACACCAGCCTTGAAGCCGCTGTTCAGTACGGCCCCTCCTTGCTGGATCTGGGTGGCCTGGGCCTGATTCGCAAGGTCAGCCCCGGCATCTACGCATGCACCCGCCGGGGCCGGAAGCTTGCCATGGCATTCGACGAGCACCTGAGGAATTGTTCGGACTACGATTTCCTGACCGACCTCTCCAACCTCCAGGGAACCGAAGAGCAGGCGAACAACCTCCTGCCCTTCTGGAGGATCGATCACACGACCCCTGGCGAGTCTCGCGCCTTTCGCTCGATCCTTTGGGATCCGGCTCACGCCGGCGAAGAGTCCGACCGCGGACGTCGGGCTGCGATGATCGAACTGATCCTCGACCTGCTCGCCACCTCTGACAAACCGCTGGATCTGGACAAAATCCGCAAGAGCCTCGCGCTCCCGGAGCTGTGGAGGACAGACCCTCTGTCGGACGCGATGCAGCGTCAAAGCAGATCATGGTTCGCCCTTCAACTGCGCCAGCTCCAGCGGTTCGCGATGGAGTCCCTGATGTCGTGGTTGGAATCGTGTTTGATCGATGGTGGTCACCAGTTGCCGGACGACCTCGTGAAGTTGGCCGAAGAAACCATCGGCGACGACCTGGAGATCGACACAGGCTCCTCCGTGGCTGAGTCCTTGGGAATTGTAAGACGTCCATTCACGTCGGTTCCAGAATTTGGCAAGATGGTCGAAAAGGATCCCGATTGGTTCTCGCCATGGACGTTGTCGGATGAACTAGCCGAAGCCGTTTGGGAGGAAGACGACCGCCGCCTGAGCAGCGCGTTCTACTGTCTGCTGCTCCTGAACCAGTGCCGACCCTTTCTGGAGAATGACGACTTGCTGGAGCGACACCTTGAACAAGGTGGAGCATCCCGTCAGAGCCTCGCCCATTGGTTCCGAATCGTGGACCGCTTCAAAGAGCGGCCACTGAGAGAACTCATCGACTGGACCATCAAGAATCTGATCGTGAGCCAGCACTTGGCCGTCGGCACACAACGCTTCGATGGCGAGAAGATCCGTCTCAGGATGATCCTCGAAGAAGACGGGCTTGAATCACTCGTCACACGCCCTTGGCAACCAGGTCTTACCCCGGACCGGCTCGCCGCTCTCATGTCGCTTCTTGAAGGCTGCCGAATTGTGGTCCAGGACGACCACGGGGCCTTTCGGTTGGTTTGATTGACGAAGTGACGCAAGGAATTTTCACCGCTCGATACAGCGTCAAAGTCAGCCCCGCGCTAGACATCCTCAAGGCGATGTGAAATGCCGCGGCCTGATGGATCCTTCCAAGTAATATGGTACACCCCAAACCCACCAACTGGGATTGGTTTACAAAGCTCAAAATCGTTCATTTCCCAGAGAACCCTTCCCTGATCTGGCCCCAATTCATCCATCGCAGCTTGCATCCGCTCCAATCGAGGAATGGGATCCTCCCCGCGCTCCGTCCTCAAGTGCTCCACGGGGACTCCCTTCACGACCGCCATGATTGGCATCACCTTTGACTCCGCCAATTCAACCACAGCTGGATAGCGGGTTCCAATCGCTTCCACCGCAATCCCAAGCGACTTCAGGGCACTATAGAGCCGGAGGCTCTCCGAAAGGAGCTCGGACCCATAGGCGTTTCCACGCGCGTATGAAGCCGCTTTTCGCTGCGACGGAGTCAGGTAGACTCCGCCGTGCCGGAAGTTGAACCCTCCGCGGGTGATCTCTTGTTGTGCCATCCTCCTGAGAATATCCAGATCAAGCTCCGAAATCGGAAGCTCCTTCATCCGCCCTGCAAGCTCGATCAGCTCCCTCAAGAAGCTGTAGGTTCCGAGTCGCTCGTGAGGATTCACCGCCCCCAGCCCTAATTCGCAGATCGACGGCAAAAACACACTGCTCGTTTGATGGAACAGCGGAATGAGGACGTGGCTTTCGTCGAAGATCTTCATTGCACGAGCATGTTTGCCGACGTGCCTATTCCGGGACGACCCGTTTCAGGTCCCTTTCAATTCGCTCTATGGTGGCGACTTCATCTAGGATTCTTCCAGCGAGCAGCTTGGCTTGTGCGATGGTCAGACGGGCGGCGCTTTCCGCCCGATCGTCCAGTGGGCGATCTCCGACCAGCGGAGCGACTCCAACTCTAACCCAGATACCCGAAACCATCTTGTCGAACGGGTTGGGACCGGACTGTCCTTGCACTTCAACGACCATGTCGCTTCGTTCGGAGCTCGAACCCCGGCGTTTTACATAGCCAGGAGCGGAAATCAAATTGGGGTCTGTGAACATCGTTGGGTTTGGCTCGGTGTTAGTTTCCTACAAAAAGTTGACTTGGCTTCTCAGGGCTTCACTCCCGGGACCCGAGGGCAGGTGATTGCTCCATAGTCCGGGCAGTAGGTCTTGGAGTCGCAGGCCTCACACGTTGGCTCATGGGAAGAGTTTCGCGGCCAGCTCGACATGAGCTTCTTGGTGGTCGCCTTCGCTTCGTTGGCAATGCACACTTCGATTTCGCCGACAGTCTTGTCGAAGGCGGCAAGCGACTTCTGGATCGAGTCCTCGTTGATCGGCACCACCCGGATTGCCCGGGACAGTCGAAAGTCGAACGACAGCAACGGAGGTTCATCACCGTCATGCTTCGCCTTCCAGTTTAGCAGCGTGTCCTCGTCGGCAGATCCAGGCTTCGGGAGCAGCACGTCCCGGCTCCTCGCCTTGCAGGCCTTGCGGAGCGCAAAGAAGTCGGTCTTGGTGGGCACAAGCTCGTTCAGGTAAACCAGCACGCCGGCAATCACGTCCTTGGTCGTGAGCAATCCTCGGAGGTGGGCGTAGGTGTGAACCTGCCAATCGTAGATCTCCTTGAATGAGGTCCCCTTCGGATCGAGGTCGGGGCGTTTCATGCCCTTGTAGTCCACGATCACCTCGAACTCCGGCGGAGGTGCTTTCGGCAGATCCTCCACCACCAGCTCAAGAAGCTTGTTTCCCCTCAGCTTGGGATTCTTGAAAAGCTCAATCTCGGTAACCACGTCGATCACGCCGAGCATCTCGTAGCGTTCGATGTCCCGGCTGATCAGCTTCTTCACGGCATCCGGGAGCGGCCGCGCACCGCGCACCCTGACCTCAGCTTGGTTGATCAGGGGAAACAGAACCGGTCCCAGCTCGTTCACCGCGGCTGTGGCACGTGCCCGGCCCAAGACCTCCGAGTCCTTGTTCCAACAGCGGATGTTCCGAGCAGCCAGCCTCCGATCAATCCGGTCCATGATCTCAACCAGATCCGCCTGCGGCCACGGCGGAACCGGCTTCTTGCCCTCCTTCATCTGCCGGTAGCTCTCCTCCAGCACGGCATGAATGAACTGACCGAACCAGAGCTGAACCGGGTGGGAGGACGGCAGGTTTCCGATCCGTGTGTATCGGTACTGCAAGCCGCATCGCAGGAAACCGAGCAGGTCGCTCGTCAGACTGTAGGACGGCAACGCTTGAATGGGAGGGCGGACGGAGAGAGGCATGGCAACATCAGCAAGCGGTTCCGAAATAATCCCACCGGATCGCATTCAGAACCGGCGCTTCAAAGGAAGGCCTTTGCTTGACCTCATCCCCATGCCGCTGGCTCACGTGTTCACTGAGCTTCCGCTCGATCAGTTTTTCGCCGTAGGCTCCCGAAGCCGCAACCCCGCGATCGATCCCCTTACTCTGATTCCCACGCCTGTTGCGATCTTTCTCCTCAAGCAACGCTCTTAGCTCTGGAGGACTCAGCACAGCTTCAATCAACACGACGCGGGTGGCCGCGCCACCATACTTCGCCCCCCACTCCCCCGCCTTCTTTTGGAGCAAAGCCTGCGGTAGCGGAGCACACAAATATGCCCCCAACGCGTTGGAGTCGAGCTGTAGCGCGAGCATCAACCTAAGGAAATCGAGCTCCAGACCCCTCGGCTTCGAGCCCGTGAGATCCAAATAGGATTTCGCCATTCCGTATACGGTTTTCATCTGTCAAATATCGAAGAACGGCACCTTTCCGGCCCAGTGGTTTTGCTCATCGCGGTCCCAGCCGGTGGCCACGTTTCGGATGGTTCCACGATCCGGGTGGGAACCATCGAGTCCCACAAGCAGCAACACTTCCTCCGGCCTGCTGAAGGCGACGAAGAACTGCCGGAAAAGATCGTCGAAGGCCCGATCGATCGGATCCCGCTTCAATGTCTTCAGCGGGCTGTGGGGCCTCATCAGGTCCTCCAGATTGTGCGGAGTTCCCGGCTGCCGGGGAAACCGTTTGAAGGCATTAGCGAAGTGCCCCTTCGGGAACTTGGATGAAGCTTTGAAATCCGAGCCGACATCGACAATCACCAGCGGGAACTCAAGCCCCTTGCTTTGATGGATGGAGAGAATGCTCAGCCGGTCCCGGGGGAACGCGTCCATCAGCTCTTCGTCAACCTTGGCCGAACCTTCGGCGATAGGTGCGAGGAAATACAGGAGGAGGTGGCCCACCGAAGTCTTCGAGAGCTTGGCGTCCGCCGGATTGGTGATCACCTGGGCTTTGAAGCCGCTCACCTGCTCCGCCGCACCAAGCTGCCGGGCGAAGACCTCGAGATACACCTGCCCCTCCGGGTCGTCATGAAGCTCGGGGAGCCAGTGAACCAGGTCGTAGAGAAGCTCAATGCACGAGACGTAGGTCGGCCACTTCGCCCCGGACTTGTCCGGCTTCCGGTCGGCCCAATGGCTGACGTAGTGGTTCAGCCTGGTATCCGCCTTCGTTGCGACCCTTGGGACAACTGCCGTGCCCTTGAGCCAGTCTTCGGCGAGCGTCGCCCATTGTCCAAACGTCGAGCGGGTCTCGCGTCCCAAGCCTTTCCCGGCCGCATCCTCCGCATCCCCATCCCGATCCAGGCAACAGAGCAGCAGTCCTCCGAGCAGTTGCACGATCCCAATGGACGCGAAGTCCTGCCCGCGAGGGTTGAATGTCGGAATCGGTTCCTTCTGCGCGAGGAGCTCGTCCTTCAGCACCATGGGAAGGCGCGAATCGCCGGCGGCATTCACTTCGCGAGGAGAACTGCACAGCAGCGCGAGATCCCCGACGTCTCCGCCGTTCTTCCGGTCCACCTGGATGACCTTCCCATCCGGCAGCTTATAGCCCCCACCTCGCGTTACCTTATGGATGAATGATGCCAGATCCTCCGCAAGCTCATCAAGGGTTCGGCGGAACATCCCGAGAATGGGGAAGTCCTCCTCCTCACCCGCTTTCGGATTCTTCAACTTCGGCTTTCCGGCCACCCGGACCGCCTGATACTCACGGTCAAGCCTCGCGTAGTCATTGACGAAGCCGATGATCGTGCTGGTGGACCGGTAGTTGGCGTTGAGGAACACCGGGGTCGGGACTTTGGCGAAGCCGCCGACCGACTGGTAGCGGCTCGCAAAGTTGCTGAACAGGTCCACGGTCGCGCCGCGGAACCGATAAAGACTCTGGTCGTCGTCACCCACCACGGTCAGCGCTCCATCGCAGCGCTTGGCTAGCTCGAAATAGAGGCTCTCTTGAAGCAGGTTCGTGTCCTGATACTCGTCGACCAGCACTACCTGGAGTTCGTCGGTGAACTCCTTGAAGCCTCCGGCTCTCAAGCGATCGAGCACCGTCTGCTCCAACTGGGAAAAGTCCACCATCAGTCTCTTGGAAAGCTCTACCGCGTAATCGTCGAGCGCTTCGTCCAGCACCTTTCTCGCGGCCACTTCTTCCTTCGTGGAGCCGGACTTCACCCAAGCCATCCAATCCAGTTGGTCGTGGTGGCGACGGTCCCACATGGTTCGGACCAGCTCGGTCTTGCTCCCGACGTGCCATCCGTATCGGCCGGTGCCGCGGGCGGAGCAGAGAAACTCATCGAGGTCCGGGTCCTGATACCTCCGTTGGCCGCTGGCACCGAACATCCCGTGCCTCAGCATCAGGGTTTCGGCGACGAACTCGTCGGCAAGAATCGGCGGGTCGGTCCCCGGGTCGCGGAAGTCCCGCAGAAGCTCCTCGCAGATGCTGTCGATCGTTCCGGTTCGGATCTGGTTGATATCGACCCTCTCTACCCACATTCGGTCCATCCGGCTCAGGCCGCCATGCTCTAGCAACCACTCCTGCACGCCATAGCCCCAGCCGAGCACCCGCGACCTTAGTTCGGCCGCCGCCTTCTTGGTGAAGGTCGTCGCCAGAATGCCCTTCGGTTCCACCTGGTCCACGAACACCAGCTTCAGCATCCGCATCGTCAGTGTCGCCGTCTTGCCGGTTCCCGGGCCTGCTACGACAAAAAGCGGAGCGTCTTTCGCCGCTTCCACGGCAAGTTGCTGGTTTGGGTTCGGTTTTCGACCGACCTCGTTCAGCGCCTTCAGAAATCCCGAAAAAGACAGCATGTTCTCTATCGTTATCGATCAGTTGGCGCGTCCGTTCGCCAAGGGTGGACAGGCCAGTTTCGTTCGGATCGCGTCGACGAGTGCGTTCGATCGCCGTTCAATGAAATCGCCGTACTTCGCGAAATCCAACAGCTCCCTTGGAATCAGGGCGCGACCCATCTCGCTGTCTGGTACATCGGCGAAATAATCTGAAGGGTTCTTGTCACTTTTGTTTCGGTTCTTGCCACGGGCGAGGATCCAGAAGTTCGCGAAGTGGTTTACCATCTCCTCCTCAACGCCTTCGTCTCGAAGAGTCGCCCGGGGGAAAATGTGATCCACTTCCGGAAGATTGTCGTCATGCTTCACTGCTCCGCCGTTCAAGCCTTGGACCAAGTGAAGCGCCAGAGCGACGTTGGACCAAACTAGATGCTGGTCGATCTCGCTGTGACCATGCCACTGATGAACTCTCGCCGAGATTCGGTCTTCGGGAAACGAGTTCGCACCTTGATCGGCAAGCGGCTTCAGGTCCTGCCGAATTAGGGTGCTAATCCGACTCTCTGCCCAGCGTGAGAGCACCCCGGAGAAGGCTAGCTGGAAGAACGACCGGCGAACCTTTGCTATTTCACTGTTCGGAATTCGGTGCCTATCCAAACGGAAGAAGTAGTAAGCCAAAGGCACCAGCGGCCAGGAACCACCCATGAGGCGGCTCGACTGAACCCAACAATGAGCGGTGACAAAATCCACCATCGCTTCGATCGCCTGGCAACAGCTCTCAAAGTTCTCCCGCAGCTTCTCGACGTTGGACTTCTTACGAAGCAAATCCAACTCGAACCTGGCTCCGAGATCTGAGACCGCGAATAGACACCTGATGACGAAGTCCGTGGTGATGCCAAGCGAATTTCCGGCGTTGATGCGATCGACGAATTCGGGAAGCTCCTCCGCCGACTCCTTCCAGTTCAGCTTTAGCATGCTGAAAATTAAATCGGATCGATTGAGACGGGTTCCCCCAGTGTTCACGCGAACGAAGATCTCCAACACGTCCATGTAGGTCTTCCGTTCCTCGCTGTCGTGGGGAAGGTTCTCGTCGATGATCGAGAGCTTCATCACACTGGTATCCTTCGTCAGCATTTGATCGAAGGTGGCGAGATTCACCCGAACTCGCATCTGGTCTTCTGTCGACAGAGTCAAGTCTCCACAAAGCTTACCAATAAACGCCTCGCGCGACTTAGGTCCCATCGCAAACAGCTCTGAAACCTTCACGCCATGGTAGGGGACGAAGCCCTCCTCCCGTTGATCCGCCGGCTCCTCCATCTCGGACTTCGAATGCCCGTTCCATTCCTTCAATTCGTCGCCTTTTGCGAAGTCGAAGACGAACTTGTGCTCGGAAGTATCGTCACTATCGCGTCCACTCAGGACATCGAAACAAAGCTGCCTGCCATCCAGGCTGCCGAAGATGGCCACGTACAGCGATTGAAGACGCTGCTGACCGTCCAGCACCAGTTGGAGCCGCTGACCCGGCGCACTGTCCTTGAATACCGGCCGCATGCCGCCTTGGTAGTCGCGGATGAACTCGCGGTATGGCGAGGCCTCGTAGGTTTCCCAAAGCAAAGCAATGCCAACGGGATATCCCCGGAGGATAGAATCGAGCAGTCCCTTGATCTGGTCTTCGGTCCACACGAACTCACGCTGGATCGCAGGCAGTACCACCTCGCCGCTTTTAATCTGATTAAGGGTTCCAATTATGCTCATGACTCTCAAACAATGGCCTTCGCCAGTTTCCCCATTTCGTCCGGGTAGAAAATCTCGTCCCACCCCGAGCGAACTAGCGCGTCCAAATCGGATTGTCGCCACGTCCCGTCGACTACGAGGATCAGCTTTTTCACGCCCGGACGGGGGATGAACTTCTTCGATTTCGAGTCCCAACTGTAGCGCAGAGCGACGGCACGGCCGCAGAGCTCCTTTTTTTTGTGTTCCCGACCAGCGTCGGAGCAGGATTGCCAGTTAATGAGAGTAGAATTGGCGATCAGCACGGTTGTCCCACCAGACCTGGGATCGAGTCGAACGCCCTCGGCCTCGGCCCGATGTGCGAAGCATGACCTAGCCGCGACGATTCGCCGGACCTTAACTCCTGCGC
Above is a window of Luteolibacter flavescens DNA encoding:
- a CDS encoding phospholipase D family protein — encoded protein: MPPSKETPSYSPLDLITKGSWDHALFTTYSLSLSFYETQLHKLGLARNGCRDIRIVADADGYQLSLSERQSHRVGNEYRLTPAALPNGVFHPKFIWLAGKQIDLVLLGSGNLTFGGFGRNVECLDQFRSDRHQATFGEMRGLLKAWSARADLRFSEQNWLDFWIDRATRISAGSQASEPTFPKLLHSTDEPIGVQLAKYLADRGQVTEVRSLSPFYDPDGDGIITFAELIGAPKLSIGLLPGRDESSTFPFTRNRPTSVEIQAARFPAPEDGRILHAKVIEIHLADGTSLLLTGSVNATRKSLLTADNIETALLRHATAADDSPFGWAPAEIPAAFKTSKFTKAGLGTRVIVSGRLTPEGLLKGRLLSTSDPQGTWDATLQRIDGTFTNLSITVDSEGEFSDSVEQLELFQDAAGLQLHVSKDQRSGSGWVSVEGLLLAARRGFLSPATLMKLLGTDPDESDEAELLRYLANSAHRHLPAFASPIQRRSERGGRKTDVDQGVTRSEVPIGTLLLGESSESPDSPDAKDRAEETMLNIFMHRIRANLLRPRLNEEDVQELDEIADDKAAERQQKERERTRKHLVVSLRDFQDKLQQLVTELPSGDERSAALCMWLEVAFPLLLKRLDEPDEAESFLRRWLSLAISGQRHSNSTDVLSGHILSSLLVVAATVIEREDGSPSAGRALGRLHEQMESFCEDAPPGELCELLGILLPEEAPLTAGLLKSLPGAPALSEALAAVLGTPTPRQQLRAIREASSSDVLKVAELPILSLPAGQQLRNQCASGRHPEIKDLAPGRENCPHCYLKIPSAALHEIRRDRLGICRSCHKYLLASL
- a CDS encoding PD-(D/E)XK nuclease family protein translates to MPLSVRPPIQALPSYSLTSDLLGFLRCGLQYRYTRIGNLPSSHPVQLWFGQFIHAVLEESYRQMKEGKKPVPPWPQADLVEIMDRIDRRLAARNIRCWNKDSEVLGRARATAAVNELGPVLFPLINQAEVRVRGARPLPDAVKKLISRDIERYEMLGVIDVVTEIELFKNPKLRGNKLLELVVEDLPKAPPPEFEVIVDYKGMKRPDLDPKGTSFKEIYDWQVHTYAHLRGLLTTKDVIAGVLVYLNELVPTKTDFFALRKACKARSRDVLLPKPGSADEDTLLNWKAKHDGDEPPLLSFDFRLSRAIRVVPINEDSIQKSLAAFDKTVGEIEVCIANEAKATTKKLMSSWPRNSSHEPTCEACDSKTYCPDYGAITCPRVPGVKP
- a CDS encoding DEAD/DEAH box helicase, giving the protein MLSFSGFLKALNEVGRKPNPNQQLAVEAAKDAPLFVVAGPGTGKTATLTMRMLKLVFVDQVEPKGILATTFTKKAAAELRSRVLGWGYGVQEWLLEHGGLSRMDRMWVERVDINQIRTGTIDSICEELLRDFRDPGTDPPILADEFVAETLMLRHGMFGASGQRRYQDPDLDEFLCSARGTGRYGWHVGSKTELVRTMWDRRHHDQLDWMAWVKSGSTKEEVAARKVLDEALDDYAVELSKRLMVDFSQLEQTVLDRLRAGGFKEFTDELQVVLVDEYQDTNLLQESLYFELAKRCDGALTVVGDDDQSLYRFRGATVDLFSNFASRYQSVGGFAKVPTPVFLNANYRSTSTIIGFVNDYARLDREYQAVRVAGKPKLKNPKAGEEEDFPILGMFRRTLDELAEDLASFIHKVTRGGGYKLPDGKVIQVDRKNGGDVGDLALLCSSPREVNAAGDSRLPMVLKDELLAQKEPIPTFNPRGQDFASIGIVQLLGGLLLCCLDRDGDAEDAAGKGLGRETRSTFGQWATLAEDWLKGTAVVPRVATKADTRLNHYVSHWADRKPDKSGAKWPTYVSCIELLYDLVHWLPELHDDPEGQVYLEVFARQLGAAEQVSGFKAQVITNPADAKLSKTSVGHLLLYFLAPIAEGSAKVDEELMDAFPRDRLSILSIHQSKGLEFPLVIVDVGSDFKASSKFPKGHFANAFKRFPRQPGTPHNLEDLMRPHSPLKTLKRDPIDRAFDDLFRQFFVAFSRPEEVLLLVGLDGSHPDRGTIRNVATGWDRDEQNHWAGKVPFFDI
- a CDS encoding DUF262 domain-containing protein encodes the protein MSIIGTLNQIKSGEVVLPAIQREFVWTEDQIKGLLDSILRGYPVGIALLWETYEASPYREFIRDYQGGMRPVFKDSAPGQRLQLVLDGQQRLQSLYVAIFGSLDGRQLCFDVLSGRDSDDTSEHKFVFDFAKGDELKEWNGHSKSEMEEPADQREEGFVPYHGVKVSELFAMGPKSREAFIGKLCGDLTLSTEDQMRVRVNLATFDQMLTKDTSVMKLSIIDENLPHDSEERKTYMDVLEIFVRVNTGGTRLNRSDLIFSMLKLNWKESAEELPEFVDRINAGNSLGITTDFVIRCLFAVSDLGARFELDLLRKKSNVEKLRENFESCCQAIEAMVDFVTAHCWVQSSRLMGGSWPLVPLAYYFFRLDRHRIPNSEIAKVRRSFFQLAFSGVLSRWAESRISTLIRQDLKPLADQGANSFPEDRISARVHQWHGHSEIDQHLVWSNVALALHLVQGLNGGAVKHDDNLPEVDHIFPRATLRDEGVEEEMVNHFANFWILARGKNRNKSDKNPSDYFADVPDSEMGRALIPRELLDFAKYGDFIERRSNALVDAIRTKLACPPLANGRAN